A region from the Nostoc punctiforme PCC 73102 genome encodes:
- a CDS encoding PIG-L deacetylase family protein: MQIIMYLTKVFYKVGDIPIFNPLYIHAYIIHQWLLNFRSQPLSVNQKSAIIFPPHQDDETLGCGGLIALKREMGIPIKVIFLTDGQKSHTAIPWVQPLENLIQVRKQEATTALHILGVEVSDIHFFDLIDGTLNHLSNEQYQNTIKHLVELIQTFNPGEIYVPHRKDNHPDHECTYKFVKAAVEQSQIELEIL; encoded by the coding sequence ATGCAAATTATCATGTATCTGACAAAAGTTTTTTATAAAGTGGGTGATATTCCTATATTTAATCCTCTTTATATCCATGCTTACATTATTCATCAATGGCTATTAAACTTTAGAAGCCAGCCTTTGTCAGTTAATCAAAAATCAGCAATAATATTCCCCCCCCATCAAGATGATGAGACTTTAGGTTGTGGTGGTTTAATTGCTCTTAAACGTGAAATGGGAATCCCGATTAAAGTTATTTTTTTGACCGATGGGCAAAAATCGCATACAGCAATCCCCTGGGTTCAACCACTAGAAAATCTTATTCAAGTTCGTAAACAAGAAGCAACAACAGCTTTACATATTTTAGGGGTAGAAGTATCAGATATTCACTTTTTTGACTTAATAGATGGCACTCTAAACCATCTAAGTAATGAGCAATATCAAAATACTATTAAGCATCTTGTTGAGCTTATACAAACTTTTAACCCAGGGGAAATTTATGTTCCCCATCGAAAAGATAATCATCCAGACCACGAATGTACTTATAAATTCGTTAAAGCCGCAGTTGAACAATCACAAATAGAATTGGAAATACTGTAA